The Vibrio rhizosphaerae genome contains the following window.
TGCGGCGGTTTCCTTTGTACTTTATCTGGTCAATCAGGAAAGAGATGTTCTGCATCGTGATCGCCTCGGTAAACTGCTACGGCAGATAAAAGGACATGTGGTCTTAATGGTCTGCATGTTGCCGGTCAGTGCTTATTTTTTCGGTGGCGTGAGTCTGGCTGCGCCATTGTATAACTTGGTATTTATTCCTTGGTTTAGCGTGTTGGTCGTGCCGTTGCTCTTTATCGGCTTGGTGATAACAGTATGTGGTGGCCCGGCAATGCTGATATGGCAGTCGATTCATGTTTTACTTGAACCGGTTATGTGGGCCGCCAGTTTCGCTGAGCCAGCTTGGCTGTTTACGCCCGCTTATTTTATCTATCTTCTGTTCATGGCGACGGCGCTGGTGTTACTTTGGCCCGTCTTATCTTGCCATAGTCGCAGCTTTTTTCTGATGATGATGTGCGGATTAGCCGTTGGACGTGAGACAACAAAGAACTGGCAGATTGATATTCTGGATGTGGGGCATGGCCTCTCGATTTTAGTTGAGAGAAATGGACATTATGTTCTTTATGATACGGGGAAAAGCTGGCCGGGAGGGAGTATCGTTCAGTCGGTGGTGACGCCGGTTTTGAGGCAGCGAGGTGTCCGGCGTCTGGATGGTTTGATTCTCAGTCATCTGGATAATGACCATGCCGGGGGACGCTTTGACCTTGATAAAATCTGGCATCCCCAATGGAAACGGGCCAGTGCATCGTTGCCGGGTTATCAACCTTGTACGCAAGGGCATTCATGGCAGTGGCAAGCGCTGACGTTTGATGTGTTATGGCCGCCGCAACGTGTTGTCAAAGCCGGTAACGATGATTCATGTACGATTCGGATTTCTGATGATGCCGGACATTCTATATTGCTGACCGGTGATATTGAAAAAGACAGTGAAAGGCAGATGTTACAGCAGAACCTGCCGATTGGCAGCGACGTAGTGATTGTGCCTCATCATGGCAGCTATACATCATCGACCCCTTTATGGGTAAAACGGGTCGGCGCTGAATTCGCCATTGCTTCTCTGGCGGGTATTAATCCCTGGCATTTGCCCAATCATGGTGTCGTTAAACGTTATCAGCAAAATGGTACACAATGGCTGGATACGGCCACGTCCGGTCAGATACGGATCATCATTTCGAATAAAAAACGCGAGATCAATACGATGCGTAGTCACGCCTTCTCGCCATGGTATAGGCAGATGCTACGTAAACAGGTAGAATGGCGCGGTTATTCTCGATGAAAAGTACCATGGTATCTATGTCTAATATAAATGATGAAACGACTTGGCAAACGTTTAAGCGTCTTTGGGTCTATATCCGCCTATACAAGTCAGGTCTGTTTGTTGCCGTTATTGCTCTGATTATTAATGCTGCCTCGGATACCTACATGGTTTCCTTGCTCAAGCCACTGTTGGATGAAGGTTTCGGTTCTGCGGAATCTAATTTTTTGAAAATACTGCCATTCATTATTTTAGCCATGATGCTGGTCCGCGGGCTCAGTGGTTTTGTCTCATCTTATTGTCTGAGTTGGGTCTCCGGAAACGTCGTGATGATGATGCGACGTAAAATATTTAACCATTTCATGCATATGCCGGTGAGTTTCTTTGATCAGGAGTCAACCGGCGGATTGTTGTCGCGAATTACCTATGACACGGAACAAGTTGCCGGGGCGACCAGCCGGGCATTGGTCAGTATTGTCCGTGAAGGTGCCAGTATTGTCGGGCTGTTGGCATTGATGTTTTGGAATAGCTGGGAGTTATCGCTGGTCCTGATCGTTGTTGCGCCTGTTGTTGCAGTGGCTATTCGAGTGGTGTCAAAACGGTTTCGGAAAATCTCAAGAAATATGCAAGATGCGATGGGGCAGGTCACCTCGTCTGCGGAGCAGATGCTCAAAGGGCATAAAGTTGTGCTGAGCTATGGGGGGCATGAGGTTGAATGCAAGCGCTTTGATGATGTCAGCAACCGGATGCGCCAACAAACCATGAAGCTGGTTGCCGCTCAGGCAATTGCAAACCCTGTGATTCAGATGATTGCCTCTGTGGCATTGGTGACAGTGCTATTTTTAGCCAGCGTCGATTCGATTCGTTCCGAGTTGACTCCCGGGACATTCACGGTCATTTTTTCTGCCATGTTTGGTTTGATGCGCCCATTAAAAGCGTTAACGAATGTCACGTCCGATTTTCAACGTGGGATGGCCGCCAGTCAGACTTTATTTTCACTGATGGATCTGGAGACGGAAAAAGATACCGGCAATTACGAAGCCGATGCCGTGACGGGATTGGTGCAAGTCAATGATGTGACGTTTACTTATCAGGGCAAAGAAAAACCGACCCTTGCACATATTTCTTTTGCCATCAAACCAGGCAATACCGTTGCTTTGGTTGGCCGTTCCGGCTCGGGGAAAAGTACCATTGCCAATTTATTTACCCGTTTTTATGATGTTGACTCGGGTGTCATCCAGTTAGACGGACATGACATCCGGGATTATAAACTGACTAACCTCAGGAAGCATTTTGCGTTGGTCTCGCAAAATGTGCATCTGTTTAACGACACAATCGCAAATAATATTGCTTATGCTGCTGAGGGTATGTATACCCGGGAGCAGATTGAACACGCAGCCCGGCAGGCGCACGCGATGGAGTTCATTCAAAATATGCCCGCAGGTCTGGACACTTTGATCGGTGAGAATGGCGCCAGTCTGTCTGGTGGACAACGCCAGCGAATTGCCATTGCCCGGGCTCTCCTGAGAGATGCCCCTGTATTGATTCTGGATGAAGCGACATCGGCACTGGATACCGAATCAGAACGAGCGATTCAGGAAGCGTTAGCGGAGTTGCAAAAGAATAAGACGGTTCTGGTGATTGCACACCGATTATCCACAATTGAAGAAGCCGATGAAATTTTGGTGATCGATGAGGGTGAAATTATTGAACGAGGTCATCATGTGGCGCTGCTGGAGAAACACGGTGCTTATGCACAACTTCATCGTACGCAGTTTGGTAGCTAAATCGTGATTGAGAACATCTGGTTTAAACATCATTTTCTCGGTTGGTTATTCGCGCCAATCTTATGGCCGCTGAGTCTGCTGTACCGCCGGATCAGTGAAACGCGCAGAAAATCCTACCAACAAGGGCGAAAGCCCATCTATCGTGCACCGGTGCCGGTAATTGTTGTCGGTAATATTACTGCCGGAGGAAATGGTAAAACGCCGGTGGTGATCTGGCTGGTGGAAGCATTACAGCAGATGGGCATGAAACCGGGAGTGATTTCGCGGGGTTATGGGGGCAAAGCACCACAATATCCATTACTGTTGACTCAAGATACACCCGTCCACCACTGTGGTGATGAACCTAAACTGATTTATCAACGAACCGGTGCTCCCGTTGCCGTTGCTCCCCGGCGATCCGATGCGGTACAGGCCCTGTTGACGCAGGGTGTGAATGTGATCGTTGCCGATGATGGCTTACAGCATTATGCATTGGCGCGGGATATTGAAATTGTGGTTGTTGATGGTCAACGACGTTTTGGCAACCAACGGTTTATTCCTTTCGGTCCATTGCGAGAGTCGCTGCACCGCCTGACGTCGGTTGATTTTGTCATTAACAATGGCGGTGTGCCAGAATCGAATGAGATTCCCATGACGCTGACACCTCAGCAAGCGGTGCATCTTTGTTCCCAGCACCGGCGTGACGTGAAACAATTAGGGAAATTAACGGCTATTGCAGGGATCGGGAATCCGTCCCGTTTTTTCCAGACATTGACGCAGTTAGGTGCGTCTCTGGTTGCGACTCATGAATTTGCTGATCATTATCAATATAATGTCCGTGATATTGAAGCCGTTGCCGAAGCGGCGGAACATGTCATTATGACGGAAAAAGATGCCGTGAAGTGTCTTCCCTTTGCGCAAGATAACTGGTGGTATTTACCAGTATCAGCGACATTCCGACCTGTGGATGCACAAAAAATATTACGATCAATTGAAGAGGTTATTGAACACTATGGACCATCGTCTGCTTGAAATTGTTGCCTGTCCGGTATGTAAAGGAAAACTGACCTATGATAAAGAGCAACAAGAGTTGATTTGTAAATTTGATCGGCTTGCATATCCTATTCGAGAGGGAATTCCTGTGTTACTGGAGCCAGAAGCACGAACGATGTCAATGGACGAGGGACGCTGATGACAACTGCCTATACCGTGGTGATTCCTGCGCGTTACCAGTCTTCTCGTTTGCCGGGAAAGCCACTGGCTGATATCGGCGGGAAGAGCATGATTCAGCGTGTCTATGAACAGGCGATTCAGTCTGGTGCTGAACGCGTGGTGGTCGCGACGGATGATGAAAGAATTGAACAGGCGGTCAAAGCCTTCGGCGGACAAGTCTGTATGACTGGTGCTGAACATCAGTCTGGTACGGAGCGGCTAGCGGAAGTTGTCCGCAAAATGTCGATTCCGGATGACCATATTGTGGTTAATGTTCAAGGGGATGAGCCGTTGATCCCACCAGTAATCATTACACAGGTGGCCGAGAATCTGGCAAATCATCAGGTGCCGATGGCAACGCTTGCGGTTGAAATTACGGACCGAGAAGAAGTGTTCAACCCTAATGTCGTGAAAGTTGTCACGGATCATCAAGGGTATGCTCTCTATTTTAGTCGTGCAGCCATTCCCTGGGATCGTGACCATTATGGTCAACCGCAACCTGAAATTCATACGCCGTTATTACGACATATCGGCCTCTATGCCTATCGTGCCGGATTCATTCAGACCTATATCCAGTGGGCACCAAGTCAGCTGGAGAAAATTGAAAGTTTGGAACAGCTGCGGGTTCTTTGGTACGGAGAGAAGATTCATGTTGGTGTTGCTTTGGAAACACCACCGATTGGCGTGGATACCGAGGCAGATTTAGCGCACCTTCGTGCGATTATCGCCCAGCGTCATTAAAAACAACGGATGGGGCCCCATCCGTTGTCGTCATGACCATACATGGGTCATTATTGTTCATTTCAGTTGGTTACGGCGTTGAGAGTTGTGTTGTCTCTTTGGTCGGACAAACGGCTAATCGCTCTCGTCTGCCGGTATCTTTGACTTCTTCCAGAATCACCTCAAATCCCCACAAACGATGCAAATGTTTTAAAACTTCTTCGTAGCTCGAATCGAGTGGAATACGATCATGAGGGACATACTGGAGCGTGAGAGAGCGATCGCCTCTGACGTTCACATTGTATACCTGAATATTGGGTTCAATATTGCTCAGGTTGTATTGTGCCGCGAGTTTTTCTCTGACTTTCTGATAGCCTGACTCATCATGGATCGCATTCACTTCAATAAAGTTTTTGCGGTCATCGTCTGTGATGGCAAAAAGTTTAAAGTCTCGGATCAGTTTTGGTGAAAGGTACTGACTAATAAAACTCTCATCTTTGAAGTTCTTCATGGCAAAGTGAACCGCATCCAGCCAGTCGGTTCCGGCCAGATTCGGGAACCATTCTTTATCTTCTTCCGTGGGCTCCTGACAGATACGCTGAATATCTTTGAACATCGCAAACCCTAAAGCATATGGGTTGATCCCACTGTAGTAGGGGCTATTGTACGACGGCTGAGCAACAACACTGGTGTGACTGTGCAAAAATTCGAGAATGAATTTTTCAGAGACCAGTCCTTCATCATAGAGGTGGTTTAGAATCGTATAGTGCCAGAAGGTTGCCCATCCTTCATTCATCACTTGTGTCTGCTTCTGAGGGTAGAAGTATTGGCTGATTTTTCTGACAATTCGTACAATTTCACGTTGCCACGGCTCAAGTAACGGTGCATGTTTTTCAATGAAATAGAGGATATTTTCCTGCGGTTCACTCGGAAAGCGAATGCGCTCATCCTCTGACTTCGGTTCGGTTTTCGGCAGCGTTTTCCAGAGCTCATTTACTTGAGACTGCAAATACATTTCACGCTGTTCTTGGCGAATTTTTTCCTCAGTAATTGATATTTTTTCCGGTCTTTTATATCGGTCCACCCCAAAATTCATCAGGGCGTGGCAGGAATCTAAGATATTTTCGACTTCTGTAACACCATATTTCTCTTCACATTCGCTAATGTAATTTTTGGCGAATAGTAAGTAGTCGATGATCGAACTGGCATCCGTCCAGGCTTGAAACAGATAGTTGCCCTTAAAGAATGAATTATGCCCATAGCAGGCATGAGCCATAACCAGTGCTTGCATGGTCACGGTGTTTTCTTCCATCAGATAGGCAATACAAGGGTCAGAGTTGATGACAATCTCATAGGCTAATCCCATTTGACCATGTTTATAACCTTGTTCAGTCTGAATAAATTTTTTGCCGAAAGACCAGTGATTGTAATTGATCGGCATACCGATACTTGAGTAGGCATCCATCATTTGTTCAGATGTGATGACTTCTATCTGATTTGGATAGGTATCAAGACGATAATGCTCTGCGACCCGTTTGATCTCAACGTGATAGCGCTCGAGTAAATCGAAGGTCCAGTCCGGTCCGTCCGGGAGCCGTTTACTGTGGTGCTTGTCAGGTGCCGACTTTGTTTTGGTTACCATGCAAAAGTCCCTCCTAAGCTGTTGTTTCTTTGTGAAACAATTCCCTGAACACGGGGAAAATATCATCCACGGACTGAATATTTTTCATGGCAAAGTTATCAAAACTTGTCTGTAACTTTTCATATTCATGCCAGAGTGTCTGATGAGAGCGATGTGTAATTTCAATGTATGCGTAGTACTGACAGTACGGCAGTAAGTTTTCAGTGAGAATCGAACGGCAGCGCGGGGAGTCATCAGCCCAGTTATCACCATCCGATGCTTGTGCGGCATAGATATTCCATTGATTGATCGGATAGCGTTCTTCCACAATTTCATGCATTAATTTGAGCGCGCTGGATACAATGGTTCCTCCGGTTTCTTGAGAGTAGAAGAACTCATGCTCATCCACTTCTTTTGCCTGGGTATGATGGCGAATGAAGACGACTTCAACATTTTTATACGTCCGAGTTAAAAACAGATAGAGCAGGACATAAAAACGTTTTGCAATGTCTTTCGTTGCCTGATCCATTGAACCTGAAACATCCATCAGACAAAACATCACGGCTTGGCTGGAGGGAATAGGACGTTTTTCATAGTTTTTATAGCGTAAATCGAATGTATCAATAAATGGAACTTGATCGATTTTTTTACGAATATCCAGTATTTCTTGTTGGAGACGTTTCTCTTCCAGAGGCTGTGCCGGCTCAAGATTCTGGATTTCTGCCAGTGTTTCTTCAAGTTCATGCAGGAGGCGGCGTTTGCCGGAAGTCATTGCAGTTCTTCTTGCCAATGATTGTTGGAGTGAACGCACAATAGCAATATTGGCAGGGACGCCCGCAGTCTGATAGCCGGAACGATGTGTTTTCCATTCGACGATGCGGTTGACTTGCTGTTTCTTCAGATTCGGCAGAGCCAGATCGTCAAATAAGATATCCAGATATTCATCTTTGGATATCTGGAACACAAAATCATCGCTGCCTTCACCATCGGCACTGGCATCTCCCTGACCAGAACCACTGCCGCCACCTTGTTGTGGGCGGTCAATTTTATCACCGGTGATGAACTGATCGTTG
Protein-coding sequences here:
- a CDS encoding DNA internalization-related competence protein ComEC/Rec2 — protein: MVYCWWGVLLLLLFFALRIHQLWYTVGVCIALILVLLHGNIFKRQSDVLFQSPHDTTINVKVDSFFTPNSFGYSARAQVLSINNTPIKWWIQPKVKLYTSAQYYPGDILKMSVAIKPITGLLNEAGFDSERYFFSQGIVAKVFARSDIVVKKSGDSWRYRLFQRVAQQLQSDSLKGIILALSFANRNDLTEQQWRLFQESGLAHLIAISGLHIGIAYSFGFLLGLPLSRLGQRWLWTPVILGTCSAWIYAWLAGFSLPTQRAMLMLLIHIVFRLSHIRISLSSRFLITLCGILTIHPFAGVSASFWMSFAAVSFVLYLVNQERDVLHRDRLGKLLRQIKGHVVLMVCMLPVSAYFFGGVSLAAPLYNLVFIPWFSVLVVPLLFIGLVITVCGGPAMLIWQSIHVLLEPVMWAASFAEPAWLFTPAYFIYLLFMATALVLLWPVLSCHSRSFFLMMMCGLAVGRETTKNWQIDILDVGHGLSILVERNGHYVLYDTGKSWPGGSIVQSVVTPVLRQRGVRRLDGLILSHLDNDHAGGRFDLDKIWHPQWKRASASLPGYQPCTQGHSWQWQALTFDVLWPPQRVVKAGNDDSCTIRISDDAGHSILLTGDIEKDSERQMLQQNLPIGSDVVIVPHHGSYTSSTPLWVKRVGAEFAIASLAGINPWHLPNHGVVKRYQQNGTQWLDTATSGQIRIIISNKKREINTMRSHAFSPWYRQMLRKQVEWRGYSR
- the msbA gene encoding lipid A ABC transporter ATP-binding protein/permease MsbA codes for the protein MSNINDETTWQTFKRLWVYIRLYKSGLFVAVIALIINAASDTYMVSLLKPLLDEGFGSAESNFLKILPFIILAMMLVRGLSGFVSSYCLSWVSGNVVMMMRRKIFNHFMHMPVSFFDQESTGGLLSRITYDTEQVAGATSRALVSIVREGASIVGLLALMFWNSWELSLVLIVVAPVVAVAIRVVSKRFRKISRNMQDAMGQVTSSAEQMLKGHKVVLSYGGHEVECKRFDDVSNRMRQQTMKLVAAQAIANPVIQMIASVALVTVLFLASVDSIRSELTPGTFTVIFSAMFGLMRPLKALTNVTSDFQRGMAASQTLFSLMDLETEKDTGNYEADAVTGLVQVNDVTFTYQGKEKPTLAHISFAIKPGNTVALVGRSGSGKSTIANLFTRFYDVDSGVIQLDGHDIRDYKLTNLRKHFALVSQNVHLFNDTIANNIAYAAEGMYTREQIEHAARQAHAMEFIQNMPAGLDTLIGENGASLSGGQRQRIAIARALLRDAPVLILDEATSALDTESERAIQEALAELQKNKTVLVIAHRLSTIEEADEILVIDEGEIIERGHHVALLEKHGAYAQLHRTQFGS
- the lpxK gene encoding tetraacyldisaccharide 4'-kinase, which codes for MIENIWFKHHFLGWLFAPILWPLSLLYRRISETRRKSYQQGRKPIYRAPVPVIVVGNITAGGNGKTPVVIWLVEALQQMGMKPGVISRGYGGKAPQYPLLLTQDTPVHHCGDEPKLIYQRTGAPVAVAPRRSDAVQALLTQGVNVIVADDGLQHYALARDIEIVVVDGQRRFGNQRFIPFGPLRESLHRLTSVDFVINNGGVPESNEIPMTLTPQQAVHLCSQHRRDVKQLGKLTAIAGIGNPSRFFQTLTQLGASLVATHEFADHYQYNVRDIEAVAEAAEHVIMTEKDAVKCLPFAQDNWWYLPVSATFRPVDAQKILRSIEEVIEHYGPSSA
- a CDS encoding Trm112 family protein; this translates as MDHRLLEIVACPVCKGKLTYDKEQQELICKFDRLAYPIREGIPVLLEPEARTMSMDEGR
- the kdsB gene encoding 3-deoxy-manno-octulosonate cytidylyltransferase, with amino-acid sequence MTTAYTVVIPARYQSSRLPGKPLADIGGKSMIQRVYEQAIQSGAERVVVATDDERIEQAVKAFGGQVCMTGAEHQSGTERLAEVVRKMSIPDDHIVVNVQGDEPLIPPVIITQVAENLANHQVPMATLAVEITDREEVFNPNVVKVVTDHQGYALYFSRAAIPWDRDHYGQPQPEIHTPLLRHIGLYAYRAGFIQTYIQWAPSQLEKIESLEQLRVLWYGEKIHVGVALETPPIGVDTEADLAHLRAIIAQRH
- a CDS encoding SpoVR family protein, with protein sequence MVTKTKSAPDKHHSKRLPDGPDWTFDLLERYHVEIKRVAEHYRLDTYPNQIEVITSEQMMDAYSSIGMPINYNHWSFGKKFIQTEQGYKHGQMGLAYEIVINSDPCIAYLMEENTVTMQALVMAHACYGHNSFFKGNYLFQAWTDASSIIDYLLFAKNYISECEEKYGVTEVENILDSCHALMNFGVDRYKRPEKISITEEKIRQEQREMYLQSQVNELWKTLPKTEPKSEDERIRFPSEPQENILYFIEKHAPLLEPWQREIVRIVRKISQYFYPQKQTQVMNEGWATFWHYTILNHLYDEGLVSEKFILEFLHSHTSVVAQPSYNSPYYSGINPYALGFAMFKDIQRICQEPTEEDKEWFPNLAGTDWLDAVHFAMKNFKDESFISQYLSPKLIRDFKLFAITDDDRKNFIEVNAIHDESGYQKVREKLAAQYNLSNIEPNIQVYNVNVRGDRSLTLQYVPHDRIPLDSSYEEVLKHLHRLWGFEVILEEVKDTGRRERLAVCPTKETTQLSTP
- a CDS encoding YeaH/YhbH family protein; translated protein: MAQFIDRRLNGKNKSAVNRQRFLRRHKQQIKESIADAVNRRSITNTESGEDISIPSKDIKEPSFHQGKGGLKERVHPGNDQFITGDKIDRPQQGGGSGSGQGDASADGEGSDDFVFQISKDEYLDILFDDLALPNLKKQQVNRIVEWKTHRSGYQTAGVPANIAIVRSLQQSLARRTAMTSGKRRLLHELEETLAEIQNLEPAQPLEEKRLQQEILDIRKKIDQVPFIDTFDLRYKNYEKRPIPSSQAVMFCLMDVSGSMDQATKDIAKRFYVLLYLFLTRTYKNVEVVFIRHHTQAKEVDEHEFFYSQETGGTIVSSALKLMHEIVEERYPINQWNIYAAQASDGDNWADDSPRCRSILTENLLPYCQYYAYIEITHRSHQTLWHEYEKLQTSFDNFAMKNIQSVDDIFPVFRELFHKETTA